A genome region from Deltaproteobacteria bacterium HGW-Deltaproteobacteria-2 includes the following:
- a CDS encoding methylmalonyl-CoA mutase: MQEASLKLNKKWEDKVQKSLKNNPDHKAHFSTVSDLEIKRLYTPEDIKDINFAEDISVPGEFPYLRGNQVTGYRGRYWTFRMFSGMGSAQDTNQRWHMLLRQGQTGLSTAFDFPTLMGYDSDSPKALGEVGKCGVAIDTLEDFMALMEGIPLDEVTTSMTINPPATVLFAMYCAAADIKGVPLNKIGGTIQNDMLKEFIAQKTFMCPPEPSVKLISDTVEFGTKFVPRWNTISISGYHIRESGSTAIQELAFTLRDGIEYVEDVVRRKGLNVDDFATRLSFFFNSHSDFFEEICKMRAARRMWAKIMRDRFHAKDPRSLWLRFHTQTAGCSLTAQQPYNNVVRTTVQALAAVLGGTQSLHTNSLDEVLCLPSEHAVEIALRTQQILAEETGVANTIDPLAGSYFIESLTNEMEEKAWEYIHKIDEMGGMVAAIEKGFPQMEISEAAYRFQRQLDAGEKIMVGVNKYATDATHPIPLVDIDEKVGEEQIRRLKDVRRRRDNRATQKSLDNIKNACKKGENVMPHCIEAVKNLATLQEICDVYREVYGEYRDPGLY, encoded by the coding sequence ATGCAGGAAGCGTCTTTGAAACTAAACAAGAAATGGGAAGATAAAGTTCAAAAGTCGTTGAAAAATAATCCTGATCATAAAGCACACTTTTCCACGGTTTCGGATCTGGAAATTAAGAGGCTCTACACCCCGGAAGATATTAAAGATATTAATTTTGCCGAAGACATCAGTGTTCCCGGTGAATTTCCTTATCTGCGCGGAAATCAAGTTACCGGTTACCGGGGACGCTATTGGACGTTCCGCATGTTTTCCGGCATGGGCAGCGCACAGGATACCAACCAACGCTGGCACATGCTCTTGCGCCAGGGACAAACAGGCTTAAGCACCGCTTTTGATTTCCCGACACTTATGGGCTATGACAGCGACTCACCCAAAGCGCTGGGCGAAGTAGGCAAGTGCGGTGTTGCCATAGATACCCTGGAAGATTTTATGGCTCTTATGGAAGGTATTCCTCTGGATGAGGTGACCACTTCCATGACTATTAACCCTCCTGCAACGGTTTTATTCGCGATGTATTGCGCGGCAGCGGACATCAAGGGCGTACCGCTTAATAAAATAGGCGGCACCATTCAAAATGATATGCTCAAGGAATTCATCGCGCAAAAAACATTCATGTGCCCACCGGAACCATCTGTAAAGCTGATCAGCGACACAGTCGAGTTCGGCACAAAATTTGTCCCGCGCTGGAATACAATCAGCATTAGTGGCTATCACATCCGCGAGTCAGGTTCCACCGCCATTCAGGAGTTGGCCTTTACTCTTCGCGATGGCATTGAATATGTCGAAGATGTTGTCCGCCGCAAGGGATTAAACGTTGATGACTTTGCCACACGCCTTTCTTTCTTTTTCAATTCTCATAGCGACTTCTTTGAAGAAATCTGCAAAATGCGCGCGGCCCGGCGCATGTGGGCAAAAATTATGCGCGACCGTTTCCACGCCAAAGATCCCCGCTCCCTGTGGCTGCGTTTTCACACGCAAACAGCCGGATGTTCGCTGACGGCACAGCAACCGTACAATAACGTTGTGCGCACAACGGTGCAGGCTCTGGCGGCGGTACTCGGCGGCACACAATCATTGCACACTAATTCGCTGGATGAGGTTCTCTGCCTGCCTTCCGAGCATGCCGTAGAAATCGCTCTGCGCACACAGCAGATTTTGGCCGAAGAAACCGGTGTGGCCAATACCATTGATCCGCTGGCCGGTTCCTACTTTATTGAGTCTCTGACCAACGAAATGGAAGAAAAAGCATGGGAATATATTCATAAGATTGATGAAATGGGTGGTATGGTTGCCGCTATTGAAAAAGGTTTTCCGCAGATGGAAATATCCGAAGCTGCTTATAGGTTTCAACGACAGTTGGATGCGGGCGAGAAGATCATGGTCGGAGTGAACAAATATGCAACCGACGCCACACATCCGATTCCGCTTGTTGATATTGATGAAAAGGTAGGCGAAGAGCAAATTAGAAGGCTCAAGGATGTACGCCGAAGACGCGATAACCGCGCTACCCAAAAGTCGCTGGATAATATAAAAAATGCCTGCAAGAAAGGCGAAAACGTAATGCCGCACTGCATCGAAGCGGTAAAAAATCTGGCTACGCTGCAGGAAATATGCGACGTTTACAGGGAAGTTTACGGGGAGTATAGGGACCCTGGGTTATACTGA
- a CDS encoding enoyl-CoA hydratase, translating to MAYNNITVETKDFVTVVTINRPPMNSVNIGIREELDQLVTEVQTSKDTRVVIVTGSGEKAFCAGMDVTDVANIDKGPNGIDIFNKIDRSLKPFIAAINGHVLGGGCELAMACHFRFMTDNPKAQIGCPELNLGLTPGWGGIQRMPRIIGKSKALDFIFFSKKVSGAEALALGLVDKVCPAADLMKEAMDYAIALSKRPPLAISAVLEGMAVGLEKGIDAGLETDRRWIERLKVSKDTVEGMTAFFEKREPKFMGE from the coding sequence ATGGCTTACAATAATATTACCGTTGAAACAAAGGATTTTGTAACAGTCGTCACAATAAATCGTCCGCCGATGAATTCCGTAAATATTGGCATTCGCGAAGAACTGGATCAGTTAGTAACCGAAGTGCAGACAAGCAAGGATACCAGAGTTGTCATCGTGACCGGTTCCGGAGAAAAGGCTTTTTGCGCGGGAATGGATGTTACCGATGTCGCAAACATTGACAAGGGGCCCAACGGCATTGATATTTTCAACAAGATTGATCGCTCCCTCAAACCTTTCATCGCTGCTATCAACGGCCACGTTCTTGGCGGAGGATGTGAACTGGCCATGGCCTGCCATTTTCGCTTCATGACAGACAACCCCAAAGCCCAGATCGGATGTCCGGAACTGAATCTGGGACTTACACCCGGTTGGGGCGGCATACAGAGAATGCCCAGAATAATCGGCAAATCCAAAGCCCTGGATTTCATATTCTTCAGCAAGAAAGTCAGCGGCGCCGAAGCTTTGGCACTCGGCCTTGTGGATAAAGTTTGCCCTGCCGCCGATTTAATGAAAGAAGCTATGGATTATGCGATTGCTCTCTCCAAGAGACCGCCTCTTGCTATAAGCGCTGTTTTGGAAGGAATGGCTGTCGGTCTGGAAAAAGGTATCGATGCAGGTCTGGAAACCGACAGGAGATGGATTGAAAGACTCAAGGTCAGTAAGGATACTGTGGAAGGCATGACCGCCTTCTTTGAAAAACGCGAACCAAAATTTATGGGTGAATAA
- a CDS encoding excinuclease ABC subunit C: MVFTKTYYVYLITNWNNRVTYIGVTNDLNRRIYEHKNKLIEGFSKKYNLTKLVYFEETSDINAAIAREKEIKKWRREKKDNLVNQTNPSWVDLSGD, translated from the coding sequence ATGGTATTTACGAAAACTTATTATGTATATTTGATCACCAACTGGAATAATAGAGTAACTTACATCGGAGTGACCAACGACTTAAATCGCCGGATTTATGAACACAAAAATAAGTTGATTGAAGGTTTTTCTAAAAAATACAATTTAACTAAATTAGTCTACTTCGAGGAAACAAGCGATATAAATGCTGCGATAGCAAGGGAAAAAGAAATTAAAAAGTGGCGTAGAGAAAAGAAGGATAATCTTGTTAACCAAACAAATCCAAGCTGGGTGGATTTAAGCGGAGATTGA
- a CDS encoding molybdenum-binding protein — protein MEIKCKVWIEKNGKVIFGKGRDNILKSIDEQHSLNAAAKELGMSYRAAWGRLKASEERMGMKLVETSAREKSLQLTPLARKIIDRFDKLEQDVENLLHAADKDFQKLTDDGK, from the coding sequence ATGGAAATCAAGTGTAAAGTCTGGATTGAGAAGAACGGCAAGGTTATTTTCGGCAAAGGCCGCGATAACATTCTCAAATCTATAGATGAGCAACACAGTCTCAATGCTGCGGCCAAGGAACTGGGAATGTCCTATCGCGCAGCATGGGGAAGATTGAAAGCCTCGGAAGAACGAATGGGAATGAAGCTGGTCGAAACCAGCGCAAGAGAAAAATCTTTGCAGCTGACGCCTCTGGCCAGAAAAATAATAGATCGCTTTGATAAATTGGAACAAGACGTAGAAAATCTTTTGCACGCAGCGGATAAAGATTTTCAGAAATTGACTGATGACGGGAAATAA
- the otsB gene encoding trehalose-phosphatase — MNEQLSYLFENGALSKMRNFIDNRTLFAFDLDGTLAPIASKPSNIGIPDSIRQELTTLNEQAVVAVITGRSRSDALYHLGISPRYLIGNHGAEGLPGWKNRENEFVQIANQWQFQLDKLLPVDNRNGILIENKGATLSIHYRYVCNIKYTHKMILQAICKLVPQPRQIGGKFIENLIPTHAPDKGIALRTLMEESGCQKGFFVGDDETDEDVFRMDNANLFTVRIGRKISSGASFYLKGQNEIRRLLCEISSILRQIKK, encoded by the coding sequence ATGAATGAACAATTATCATATCTTTTTGAAAATGGCGCTCTTTCTAAAATGAGGAATTTTATCGACAATCGAACTTTGTTTGCTTTTGATCTTGACGGTACTTTAGCACCAATAGCATCTAAGCCTAGCAATATAGGAATTCCAGACTCTATACGTCAGGAATTAACAACTCTCAATGAGCAGGCAGTAGTCGCAGTTATTACGGGACGATCACGCTCAGATGCTTTGTATCACCTCGGCATATCCCCGCGTTATCTAATCGGAAACCATGGCGCGGAAGGCCTTCCTGGATGGAAAAATCGAGAAAATGAATTTGTTCAAATTGCAAATCAATGGCAATTTCAATTGGATAAACTGCTTCCAGTCGATAATCGCAATGGCATTCTGATAGAGAACAAAGGTGCAACCTTGTCGATTCACTATCGTTATGTTTGTAATATTAAATATACCCATAAAATGATTCTTCAGGCAATCTGTAAGCTTGTTCCTCAACCGCGGCAAATTGGAGGTAAATTTATCGAAAATCTTATCCCGACACATGCACCGGACAAAGGTATTGCCCTTAGAACTTTGATGGAGGAATCCGGATGTCAGAAAGGTTTTTTTGTTGGAGATGACGAAACAGACGAAGATGTTTTTCGTATGGACAATGCAAATCTTTTCACGGTTCGTATAGGAAGAAAAATTTCCAGCGGGGCGAGTTTCTATCTTAAGGGGCAAAATGAAATCAGACGTCTCCTGTGCGAAATCAGCAGCATCCTCAGGCAAATTAAGAAATAG
- a CDS encoding HPP family protein: MKKSLVKIDREFRQHWKNYVMQSILATLSIFIVLYFLSLQHAVIIASIGATAFIVFAMPDSITAQPRNVIGGQLVGLFFGFLFSLFPPAALIFSIIVYSLAVGASIFTMVVIDMEHPPAAGTALGVAITGISLEVFVAVGVSIILLSLIHKIFKPYIRDLT, encoded by the coding sequence ATGAAAAAATCTTTAGTAAAAATAGATAGAGAATTTAGGCAGCATTGGAAGAATTACGTAATGCAAAGCATCCTTGCCACCTTGTCTATTTTTATCGTTCTTTATTTTTTGAGTTTACAGCATGCGGTTATAATCGCATCAATCGGTGCAACCGCTTTTATCGTATTTGCCATGCCTGACAGCATAACTGCACAACCCAGAAATGTAATTGGCGGACAATTGGTTGGCCTATTTTTTGGATTTTTGTTTTCCCTGTTCCCTCCTGCGGCTTTGATATTTTCGATTATAGTGTATTCTCTTGCTGTAGGAGCTTCAATATTTACAATGGTCGTAATCGATATGGAACATCCGCCTGCGGCAGGCACTGCTCTGGGTGTTGCAATAACAGGCATATCATTAGAGGTGTTTGTTGCGGTTGGTGTAAGTATAATTTTGCTGTCCTTAATTCATAAAATTTTTAAACCATATATAAGAGATTTGACCTGA
- a CDS encoding peroxiredoxin, whose translation MKKNIILAVLFTCFFASSAFALSEAYKNNIYNPGELKPVDSVLKVKEGDAAPDFTLKSVSGKTISLKDYRGKKNVVISFVPAAWTPVCSDQWPGYNIVKDIFDSHDAVLLGITVDNIPTLFSWTNQMGKLWFEVLSDFWPHGAVAEKFSVLRSDGVAERALFVIDKKGIIRYIDVHNINQRPPLETLVRAMEKLN comes from the coding sequence ATGAAAAAAAATATAATATTAGCGGTTTTGTTTACTTGTTTTTTTGCATCCAGCGCTTTCGCTTTATCCGAAGCGTATAAAAATAATATTTATAATCCAGGCGAGTTAAAACCTGTTGACAGCGTATTAAAAGTCAAAGAAGGAGATGCCGCACCCGATTTTACGCTTAAGTCTGTCAGCGGGAAAACGATTTCGCTCAAGGATTATCGCGGCAAGAAAAATGTTGTAATTTCTTTTGTGCCGGCGGCTTGGACACCGGTTTGTTCCGATCAATGGCCCGGTTACAATATTGTTAAAGACATATTTGATAGCCATGATGCTGTTTTGTTGGGTATTACGGTAGATAATATTCCAACACTTTTTTCATGGACGAATCAAATGGGGAAATTGTGGTTTGAAGTTCTGTCTGATTTTTGGCCGCACGGTGCAGTCGCGGAAAAATTCAGTGTACTTCGTTCCGATGGCGTAGCTGAAAGAGCGCTTTTTGTAATCGATAAAAAAGGCATTATCCGTTACATTGATGTCCATAATATCAACCAGCGGCCGCCGCTGGAAACACTTGTCCGGGCAATGGAAAAATTGAATTAA
- a CDS encoding methylmalonyl Co-A mutase-associated GTPase MeaB → MDSIIKKICAGDVRSASRLIRDIEDKIPEARAKLKKLYAHTGKSFIIGITGAPGAGKSTLTDALITEFRKSNKTIGVLAVDPTSPFTGGAILGDRIRMQSHAEDPEVFVRSLATRGALGGLSQAAGDAIHIMEAMGKDIIIVETVGIGQQEIDIINHAHSVLVVLVPGMGDEVQTMKAGLMEIADIFVINKANRAGAKQLQMELTSMLNLSPKTTDNWKPPVVMVGDAFKPETFTEDIAKLSKKIEEHHVYLQQSGKLTERMHRKAMAEINDALHACLLEPVIKSLAAKGELEKFAEKIKNRKADPYSVAEEITQRFLKKENEK, encoded by the coding sequence ATGGATTCTATAATTAAGAAAATTTGTGCAGGCGATGTCCGCTCGGCCTCACGCCTCATCAGGGATATTGAAGATAAAATTCCCGAAGCCCGGGCTAAACTCAAGAAACTTTACGCTCACACCGGCAAATCCTTTATCATCGGGATAACCGGAGCACCCGGTGCGGGCAAGAGCACTCTGACTGACGCATTGATTACCGAATTTAGAAAAAGCAACAAAACCATCGGTGTGCTGGCCGTTGATCCGACCAGCCCCTTTACCGGCGGCGCCATATTAGGTGATAGAATCCGCATGCAAAGCCATGCCGAAGATCCCGAAGTTTTTGTCCGGTCGCTGGCCACCCGCGGCGCGCTGGGGGGATTGTCTCAGGCTGCCGGCGATGCCATCCATATTATGGAAGCAATGGGTAAAGATATTATTATTGTGGAGACTGTCGGCATCGGACAGCAGGAAATCGATATTATTAATCACGCGCACAGCGTTCTGGTCGTTTTGGTTCCGGGGATGGGCGATGAAGTCCAAACAATGAAAGCCGGATTAATGGAGATAGCGGACATTTTTGTGATCAATAAAGCTAATCGCGCCGGAGCCAAACAATTGCAAATGGAATTGACTTCGATGCTCAATCTATCACCCAAAACCACTGATAATTGGAAACCGCCTGTTGTGATGGTTGGGGATGCTTTTAAGCCGGAAACTTTTACCGAAGATATTGCTAAGCTTTCGAAAAAAATCGAGGAACATCATGTTTATCTGCAGCAAAGCGGTAAACTCACCGAAAGAATGCATCGCAAAGCAATGGCAGAGATCAACGACGCACTGCATGCCTGTCTGTTGGAACCGGTTATAAAATCGCTCGCTGCCAAAGGCGAACTGGAAAAATTTGCCGAAAAAATCAAAAACAGAAAAGCCGATCCTTATTCAGTAGCAGAAGAAATCACTCAAAGATTTTTAAAAAAGGAGAATGAAAAATGA
- a CDS encoding mechanosensitive ion channel protein MscS, whose amino-acid sequence MDLLQEYYLGNTLQSWLCALITLIVAFTALIITQKVLINKLSKLAAATDNQIDDLIVNMIKQTKLFILVIASIYLASLTITLKPSIAELWQKVVILSLILQAGLWASAGISFALGKIIKKRSEEDTSSKTTITFLGLVARFVLWIIILLLILDNIGVNITGLVAGLGIGGIAVALAVQNILGDLLASLSIVLDKPFVIGDFVVVDSLSGTIEHIGIKTTRIRSISGEQLIFSNNDLLKNHIRNYKRMSERRAVLNFGVVYQTSVEKLKAVKKIVRDIVEKQGNVRFDRVHFKEYGDSSLNFEVVYFVTNPDYNIYMDVQEAINLEIFRQFGEEGIEFAYPTQTVYVCN is encoded by the coding sequence ATGGATTTATTGCAGGAATATTATCTTGGAAACACATTACAAAGCTGGCTGTGCGCTTTGATTACACTGATAGTCGCATTCACGGCACTGATTATTACTCAAAAAGTATTAATAAATAAACTCTCCAAGCTGGCAGCAGCAACGGATAATCAAATTGACGACCTCATCGTCAACATGATTAAACAAACAAAACTTTTTATTCTAGTCATCGCATCAATTTACCTGGCGTCACTGACTATTACCCTTAAACCTTCTATTGCCGAATTATGGCAAAAAGTCGTCATTCTGTCTTTAATATTACAGGCAGGATTATGGGCCAGCGCGGGGATCTCCTTTGCGCTTGGTAAAATAATTAAGAAACGCTCAGAAGAAGATACGTCCAGCAAAACCACTATTACATTCCTGGGACTCGTAGCTCGTTTCGTCTTATGGATTATTATCCTGCTTTTGATTCTTGATAATATAGGTGTAAATATTACCGGGTTGGTTGCAGGATTGGGCATCGGCGGTATTGCCGTTGCTTTGGCGGTACAAAATATTCTGGGAGACTTGCTGGCCTCACTTTCCATTGTTTTAGACAAGCCCTTTGTCATCGGCGATTTTGTCGTGGTAGATTCTCTTTCCGGGACAATTGAACATATCGGTATAAAAACAACACGAATTCGCAGTATCAGCGGAGAACAGTTGATTTTTTCCAACAATGATCTTCTAAAAAACCACATTCGCAATTACAAGCGTATGTCTGAAAGGCGCGCGGTCTTAAATTTTGGAGTAGTTTATCAGACCTCTGTCGAAAAACTTAAAGCTGTAAAGAAGATTGTTCGAGATATCGTTGAAAAACAGGGAAACGTACGTTTTGACCGTGTTCATTTTAAAGAATATGGGGACTCATCACTAAATTTTGAAGTCGTTTATTTTGTCACAAATCCTGATTATAATATTTACATGGACGTTCAGGAAGCAATTAATCTGGAAATATTCCGGCAATTCGGAGAGGAAGGGATTGAGTTTGCCTATCCCACTCAAACAGTATATGTTTGCAATTAA
- the cobO gene encoding cob(I)yrinic acid a,c-diamide adenosyltransferase, producing MKIAKNTPVSKTAKKKKSPPVKKISAKAAKGLIIVITGNGKGKTTSAFGQALRAIGQGYKVFILQFMKGREYGEFIAAEKYLPNLTIRKSGLDSFVMRGKAAPIDIELAQKGLETARKAIMSSKYDMVILDEINVAMDFKLINLKEVLELIKNKPTALNIILTGRYAPKEIITLADTVSEVKEIKHHYNAGIKDRAGIEY from the coding sequence ATGAAGATCGCAAAAAACACACCTGTATCTAAAACAGCCAAAAAGAAAAAATCTCCACCCGTGAAAAAAATATCCGCCAAAGCAGCGAAAGGTTTGATAATAGTTATCACCGGAAACGGTAAGGGAAAAACAACTTCTGCTTTCGGTCAGGCCCTGCGCGCTATTGGACAAGGTTACAAGGTTTTCATTCTGCAATTTATGAAAGGAAGAGAATACGGCGAGTTTATTGCCGCGGAAAAATATCTTCCCAATTTAACCATTCGTAAATCCGGTCTGGATAGCTTTGTCATGCGAGGCAAAGCCGCGCCCATTGATATCGAACTGGCGCAAAAAGGATTGGAAACTGCCAGAAAAGCAATAATGAGCAGTAAGTACGATATGGTTATCCTCGACGAAATAAACGTTGCCATGGATTTCAAACTCATTAATTTAAAAGAAGTTCTGGAACTTATCAAAAACAAACCGACTGCACTTAACATTATTTTAACCGGCCGTTACGCACCCAAAGAAATAATCACGCTTGCCGATACCGTCAGCGAAGTCAAAGAAATCAAACATCATTACAACGCCGGTATCAAAGACCGCGCGGGGATAGAATATTAA
- a CDS encoding methylmalonyl-CoA mutase, whose product MPERKIRVMVAKPGLDGHDRGARILARCFRDAGFEVVYTGCHQTPEQIAAAAIQEDVDLVGLSCLSGAHRVLFPRVVELLREKDAEDITVIGGGIIPEQDFTMLYSSGIKAIFTPGASLDSIVEWIKTNIKPH is encoded by the coding sequence ATGCCGGAAAGAAAAATTCGTGTGATGGTTGCCAAACCGGGGCTCGACGGCCACGATCGCGGCGCCCGAATCCTTGCACGTTGTTTCCGTGATGCCGGATTTGAAGTTGTTTATACAGGCTGCCATCAAACTCCTGAACAAATTGCTGCGGCAGCTATTCAGGAAGATGTTGATTTAGTCGGGTTGAGCTGCCTTTCCGGCGCTCATCGCGTGCTTTTCCCCCGTGTCGTGGAACTCTTACGAGAAAAAGACGCTGAGGATATTACAGTTATTGGCGGAGGAATAATTCCCGAACAGGACTTTACTATGCTTTACTCCTCCGGCATTAAAGCGATTTTTACTCCCGGCGCTTCTCTCGACTCCATTGTGGAATGGATTAAAACAAATATAAAACCGCACTAG
- a CDS encoding enoyl-CoA hydratase — protein sequence MGEAVTKEIRDRVAILSIDKPKMNQLSGEVFEDMRKHLDAVEADKEIRCVIITGSGEKAFSAGADLAAGFGDFSAVDFLKRGQDIWNKVEYFPKPVIAAINGHALGGGCELAIACHIRFMKKGARIGLTETNLGIMPGYGGSLRLPRLVGKSKALEMMYLGAQCEADDALAIGLVDHVTEGNVLDAALELANKITKRAPLSVAAITKLCNISQNITPEQHLKIEREELGRLFSSKDAQEGIGAFFEKREANFKGE from the coding sequence ATGGGTGAAGCAGTAACAAAAGAAATAAGAGACAGAGTGGCCATATTATCGATTGACAAGCCGAAGATGAATCAACTGAGCGGTGAGGTCTTCGAAGACATGCGGAAGCATCTCGACGCCGTTGAAGCCGACAAGGAAATCAGGTGCGTAATCATCACCGGTTCGGGCGAGAAGGCTTTCAGCGCGGGCGCCGATCTTGCAGCTGGATTTGGTGATTTCAGCGCCGTCGACTTCCTGAAACGCGGCCAGGATATCTGGAACAAGGTCGAGTATTTCCCGAAACCGGTCATCGCAGCGATCAACGGGCACGCCTTGGGCGGTGGGTGCGAACTTGCCATAGCCTGCCATATACGGTTCATGAAGAAAGGCGCACGCATAGGCCTAACCGAAACGAATCTCGGAATCATGCCCGGTTACGGCGGAAGTCTGCGGCTTCCGCGGCTCGTCGGCAAATCAAAGGCCCTGGAAATGATGTACCTCGGCGCACAGTGTGAGGCAGATGATGCTCTAGCCATCGGCCTGGTGGACCACGTGACCGAAGGAAACGTCTTGGACGCCGCGCTTGAACTGGCGAACAAGATTACCAAGAGAGCTCCGCTCTCCGTCGCAGCAATCACCAAGCTCTGCAACATCAGCCAGAACATCACACCGGAACAGCACCTGAAGATCGAGCGGGAAGAGCTCGGAAGGCTCTTCAGCTCCAAGGACGCGCAGGAAGGCATAGGCGCGTTCTTCGAAAAGAGAGAAGCGAACTTCAAGGGTGAATAA
- a CDS encoding redoxin, translating into MTAICAAEISPPQVGGVFPEIELLKPINSAELKYLGLSGSGIFKIQQVKADVVIIEIFSMYCPYCQGEAPNINNLFTLIEKNPALKNKIKIIGIGINNSLFETDIFKNKYKIAFPLIPDGDFKLHKIIGEVRTPYFIVVKLKGGKTEVIYSKLGALGDNKAFLEKIIKSAGLK; encoded by the coding sequence ATGACCGCAATTTGCGCCGCTGAAATTAGCCCGCCGCAAGTGGGAGGTGTTTTTCCGGAAATCGAATTGTTAAAACCAATTAACTCTGCTGAGCTTAAATATCTTGGGTTATCCGGCAGCGGAATATTCAAAATCCAGCAGGTCAAAGCTGATGTGGTGATTATAGAAATATTCAGCATGTATTGCCCCTACTGTCAGGGTGAGGCTCCTAATATTAACAATCTATTTACGTTAATTGAAAAAAATCCCGCTCTTAAAAACAAAATTAAGATAATCGGCATAGGAATAAACAATTCTCTTTTTGAAACGGATATCTTTAAGAATAAATACAAAATAGCATTTCCCCTGATTCCTGACGGAGATTTCAAATTACACAAAATTATCGGAGAAGTAAGAACTCCTTATTTTATTGTCGTGAAATTAAAAGGCGGTAAAACGGAAGTTATTTATTCGAAGTTGGGCGCTTTGGGAGACAACAAGGCTTTTCTCGAAAAAATTATTAAATCAGCCGGATTAAAATAG
- a CDS encoding enoyl-CoA hydratase has translation MFEMIPVEKLKTMIGQDNGVSDWVLIDQERVNRFADATDDHQWIHVDVEQAKKGPFGGTIAHGFLTLSLTALFSSSGKYLPEGMKMVVNYGLNKVRFIAPVPVGSKVRSKMVISGVEEKEPGRLLVTTTHTIEIEGQDKPACIAETLAMFMI, from the coding sequence ATGTTCGAAATGATACCCGTGGAAAAATTAAAAACAATGATCGGTCAGGATAACGGCGTAAGCGATTGGGTTTTAATTGATCAGGAAAGAGTCAATCGGTTTGCCGATGCTACCGATGACCATCAATGGATCCACGTTGATGTGGAACAAGCCAAGAAAGGTCCATTCGGCGGCACCATAGCGCATGGATTTCTCACACTGTCTCTAACTGCATTATTCAGCAGCTCCGGTAAATATCTACCGGAAGGCATGAAGATGGTTGTAAATTACGGCTTGAACAAAGTGCGCTTTATCGCGCCTGTTCCCGTTGGATCCAAAGTACGTTCCAAGATGGTTATTTCCGGTGTTGAAGAAAAAGAACCGGGACGCCTCTTGGTGACTACAACCCACACTATTGAAATCGAAGGGCAGGATAAGCCGGCATGTATTGCTGAGACGCTGGCAATGTTTATGATCTGA